One window from the genome of Bdellovibrio sp. NC01 encodes:
- a CDS encoding acyl-[acyl-carrier-protein] thioesterase translates to MSREIQRLWSEEFKITSLLVNPLGRLGLYGILNAIQETAWMHAETLGFGMKDMERQGLFWVLTRQSLQMSSWPAFGQTVRVETWLRPPQGAFVAREFYIKDADGNIIGKCSTSWLALDRATKKILPSANLRPWEDICLDQENGLETEKIAVSGEYETLAKYRVRNSDLDTNQHVNNTKYSQWILDAIPYSFHQNLKLTGYAVNFLAETHLGDKVKVERSCATADSSSADKGSSIYRGLRAEDEKILFTARMDWEKI, encoded by the coding sequence ATGTCTCGAGAAATACAACGCTTGTGGAGCGAAGAATTTAAGATCACTAGTCTTCTGGTAAATCCCTTGGGCCGACTTGGGCTCTATGGAATTCTGAATGCCATCCAAGAAACAGCGTGGATGCATGCAGAGACTTTGGGCTTCGGAATGAAAGACATGGAGCGACAAGGATTGTTCTGGGTACTCACGCGTCAGTCACTTCAGATGAGCAGTTGGCCTGCTTTTGGTCAGACGGTGCGCGTAGAGACATGGTTACGTCCACCTCAAGGTGCTTTTGTAGCTCGTGAATTCTATATTAAAGATGCGGACGGAAATATTATCGGCAAGTGCTCCACGAGTTGGTTGGCTTTAGATCGCGCGACGAAAAAGATTTTACCTTCCGCAAACCTGCGTCCTTGGGAAGACATCTGTTTAGATCAGGAAAACGGCCTAGAGACTGAAAAGATCGCTGTCTCTGGTGAGTACGAAACATTAGCGAAGTATCGCGTGCGCAACTCAGATCTTGATACAAATCAACATGTGAACAACACGAAATATTCGCAGTGGATCTTGGATGCGATCCCCTACTCTTTTCACCAAAATTTGAAACTGACGGGTTACGCTGTCAATTTTCTGGCAGAGACTCATCTGGGCGACAAAGTGAAAGTGGAGCGTTCGTGCGCGACGGCGGATTCTTCTTCAGCCGATAAAGGTTCCAGCATTTATCGCGGACTTCGTGCTGAAGACGAAAAGATTCTTTTTACAGCGCGAATGGATTGGGAGAAGATCTAA
- a CDS encoding helix-turn-helix domain-containing protein, translated as MKQKNMLADFLKQKRVAAGLSQRDVADKLGYSTPQFISNWERGVSHPPINALKRLGELYKVSAEDLFEVTLNATIQEVTQDLRRKFATSKAR; from the coding sequence ATGAAACAAAAAAATATGCTAGCAGATTTCTTGAAACAAAAACGTGTCGCTGCGGGCCTCTCTCAAAGAGATGTTGCTGATAAATTGGGGTATTCAACTCCGCAATTTATCTCTAACTGGGAACGTGGTGTTTCTCATCCACCAATCAACGCTTTGAAACGCTTGGGCGAACTTTATAAAGTATCTGCTGAAGATTTGTTTGAAGTGACATTGAATGCGACGATCCAGGAAGTAACACAGGACCTTCGCAGAAAATTCGCGACAAGCAAAGCGCGCTAA
- a CDS encoding bifunctional 2-methylcitrate synthase/citrate synthase, translated as MAEYINPDYVPEPEKMNVKKGLEGVVMDTSSVSKVNPHTNSLIYRGYPVQDLAENCSFEEVAFLMYNGELPTAAQLADFTKKERGYRDISATLLNVIKALPQKCHPMDSIRTAVSFLGAEDARIWDSSPATNMDKAIQLLAKIPTMVAADYRFKKGLDFIAPKSDLSIAENFFHMCFGKVPQKEVVKAFDVSLILYAEHSFNASTFTARVVTSTQSDIYSATVAGIGALKGPLHGGANEMVMHMMKEIADPAKAERWMLDALAQKKKVMGFGHRVYRSGDSRVPTMKKYAQVMADVTGEQKWMQMYASLEKVMVEKKKIYPNLDFPAGPAYYMMGFEIDFFTPIFVMARTTGWSAHIMEQTADNRIIRPLSEYVGAEQRKVVPLSERK; from the coding sequence ATGGCTGAATATATCAATCCAGATTACGTTCCAGAACCAGAGAAAATGAACGTTAAAAAAGGTCTTGAGGGCGTTGTTATGGATACGTCTTCAGTATCTAAAGTAAACCCTCACACAAACTCTTTGATCTACCGCGGTTACCCAGTTCAAGACTTGGCTGAAAACTGCTCATTCGAAGAAGTTGCTTTCTTGATGTACAACGGTGAATTGCCAACTGCTGCGCAATTGGCTGACTTCACGAAAAAAGAGCGCGGCTACCGCGATATCTCTGCAACTTTGTTGAACGTGATCAAAGCTCTTCCACAAAAATGCCACCCAATGGATTCAATCCGCACAGCGGTTTCTTTCTTGGGCGCGGAAGATGCTCGTATCTGGGATTCTTCTCCAGCTACAAACATGGACAAAGCGATTCAATTGTTGGCGAAAATCCCAACAATGGTTGCTGCTGACTACCGTTTCAAAAAAGGTTTGGACTTTATTGCTCCAAAATCTGATTTGTCTATCGCTGAAAACTTCTTCCACATGTGTTTCGGTAAAGTTCCACAAAAAGAAGTTGTTAAAGCTTTCGACGTTTCTTTGATCCTTTACGCTGAACACAGCTTCAATGCTTCTACTTTCACAGCACGTGTTGTGACTTCAACTCAATCTGATATCTATTCTGCAACTGTAGCGGGTATCGGCGCGTTGAAAGGTCCTTTGCACGGTGGTGCTAACGAAATGGTTATGCACATGATGAAAGAGATCGCAGATCCTGCAAAAGCAGAACGATGGATGTTGGATGCTCTAGCTCAGAAGAAAAAAGTTATGGGCTTCGGTCACCGCGTTTACCGTTCTGGCGACTCTCGCGTTCCAACAATGAAGAAGTACGCACAAGTTATGGCTGACGTAACTGGCGAACAAAAATGGATGCAAATGTACGCTTCATTGGAAAAAGTTATGGTTGAGAAGAAAAAAATCTACCCTAACTTGGATTTCCCAGCGGGTCCTGCTTACTACATGATGGGCTTCGAGATCGACTTCTTTACACCGATCTTCGTTATGGCTCGTACAACAGGCTGGTCTGCTCACATCATGGAGCAAACTGCTGACAACCGCATCATCCGTCCTCTTTCAGAGTACGTAGGTGCAGAACAACGTAAAGTTGTTCCTTTGTCTGAACGTAAATAA
- a CDS encoding phosphatidylserine/phosphatidylglycerophosphate/cardiolipin synthase family protein, producing the protein MRILSLVLSAFLFLPLVSSANDTLSIAPEDGHRLFLDNIDAAKSSINMLMYHLSDLDVVNHLISASSRGVKIQIILDEKVMAGGTAKTIADNLQAHGIAVKPSSPFFSISHAKSATFDHSWALVTSINLTRTADFTRDFGIRTDDQDVVNEFDKVFASDWQNADNKTGNTPELSVEKLAWSPVNSKDKLLALIQSAQQSIYLEVENLGDKDILAALGDKSKNDVKVVVVVPACVEGGGTRNVPFMKDLAASGVEAILSVPPYSNSNPYIHAKSIVVDGQTVYVGSENFSYNSLTAARELGIIEQDSDISSSVQNTIAQDASLGKSAQTLPATFKCSVSATDQSP; encoded by the coding sequence ATGAGAATCTTGTCTTTGGTTCTGAGCGCGTTTCTGTTCTTGCCACTTGTGAGCTCTGCGAATGACACCCTGTCGATCGCACCGGAAGATGGTCACCGTCTTTTTCTAGATAATATTGATGCCGCAAAATCTTCGATCAACATGTTGATGTATCATTTGTCTGATCTCGATGTTGTGAATCACTTGATCAGCGCCTCTTCGCGAGGAGTGAAAATTCAAATCATCCTCGACGAAAAAGTCATGGCTGGCGGAACTGCGAAAACGATCGCAGATAATTTGCAAGCTCATGGTATCGCCGTGAAACCAAGCTCCCCGTTCTTCTCGATCTCTCACGCAAAGTCTGCGACGTTTGATCATTCTTGGGCCCTCGTGACGTCGATTAATCTGACTCGTACAGCAGATTTCACTCGCGATTTTGGTATTCGCACTGATGATCAAGATGTTGTGAATGAGTTTGATAAAGTGTTCGCTTCCGACTGGCAAAATGCTGACAACAAAACTGGAAACACACCGGAATTGAGTGTCGAAAAATTAGCATGGAGTCCGGTGAATTCGAAAGACAAGCTGCTTGCTCTGATTCAATCAGCGCAGCAAAGCATCTATCTTGAAGTCGAAAATTTAGGCGATAAAGATATTCTGGCCGCCCTCGGAGATAAGTCGAAAAACGATGTGAAAGTCGTTGTTGTTGTACCCGCTTGTGTCGAGGGCGGTGGAACTCGCAATGTCCCGTTCATGAAAGATTTGGCAGCGAGCGGAGTTGAAGCAATTCTTTCCGTTCCGCCTTACTCGAATTCAAATCCCTACATTCATGCGAAGAGCATCGTCGTTGATGGTCAAACGGTGTACGTCGGATCAGAAAATTTTAGCTACAACAGCCTGACGGCAGCGCGCGAATTGGGAATCATTGAACAAGATTCCGACATCAGTTCGAGCGTTCAAAATACGATCGCCCAAGACGCGTCGCTTGGAAAATCCGCACAAACATTGCCTGCCACGTTTAAGTGTTCCGTCTCTGCGACAGATCAGTCGCCTTAG
- the prpB gene encoding methylisocitrate lyase: MLFPELTPAQKRANFRAALKTGKLLQFPGSWSPLVSMAIEKQGFDGVYISGSVLSNDLGYPDIGLTSLTEVGLRGRQIARTTKLPTIIDIDTGFGEPMSATRTVQEMIEMGLAGCHIEDQVNPKRCGHLDGKSLVTRDEATRKVAAAARGKKLDENFLLIARTDARASEGLDAAIDRAKAYIDAGADCIFTEALEDEKEFEKFRKAVSVPLLANMTEFGKGRLFTYQELSNLGYNIVIYPVTTFRLAMGATVNGLAEIKEKGTQEGLLGKMQTRKELYALTRYDEYNSFDQNIFNFKLK; the protein is encoded by the coding sequence ATGTTGTTTCCTGAATTAACTCCGGCGCAGAAGCGTGCGAATTTTAGAGCTGCATTGAAGACTGGTAAATTGCTTCAGTTTCCTGGTTCTTGGTCACCGTTGGTTTCGATGGCGATTGAAAAACAGGGATTTGATGGAGTTTATATTTCTGGGTCTGTGCTTTCGAATGACTTGGGTTACCCAGACATCGGTTTGACGTCTTTGACTGAAGTCGGTCTTCGTGGGCGTCAGATTGCGCGTACGACGAAACTTCCAACGATCATTGATATCGACACTGGTTTCGGTGAACCGATGAGTGCGACTCGCACTGTGCAAGAGATGATTGAAATGGGTTTAGCTGGTTGTCATATTGAAGACCAAGTAAATCCAAAACGTTGTGGTCACTTGGATGGTAAATCGTTGGTGACTCGTGACGAAGCGACTCGCAAAGTAGCGGCCGCTGCTCGTGGTAAAAAATTGGATGAAAATTTCCTATTGATTGCTCGTACAGACGCTCGTGCTTCTGAAGGTTTGGATGCAGCGATTGATCGCGCCAAAGCGTACATCGATGCGGGTGCGGATTGCATCTTCACGGAAGCTTTGGAAGACGAAAAAGAATTTGAAAAATTCCGTAAAGCCGTTTCTGTTCCTTTGCTTGCGAACATGACTGAATTCGGTAAAGGCCGCTTGTTCACTTACCAAGAACTTTCAAATCTTGGTTACAACATCGTGATCTATCCAGTGACAACATTCCGTCTTGCGATGGGTGCTACTGTGAATGGCTTGGCAGAGATCAAAGAAAAAGGAACTCAAGAAGGTTTGCTAGGTAAAATGCAAACTCGTAAAGAGCTTTACGCTTTGACTCGTTATGATGAGTACAACAGCTTCGACCAAAATATTTTCAATTTTAAATTGAAATAA
- a CDS encoding MmgE/PrpD family protein — protein sequence MKKHTVRVYPSKEKLDRKDQLAWKIAEIASDNAPIKADVTDMVINRIIDNASVAIAAANRRPVASARAMAIAHPRNGGATVFGMPNDQKFDCEWAAWANGTAVRELDFHDTYLAADYSHPGDNIPAILAVAQQMGKNGKELLKGIVTGYEVHVDLVKAICLHEYKKDHIAHLCPAQAAGIGTLLSLPTETIFQAVQQAVHVSFTTRQSRKGEISSWKAYAPAHAGKLAVEAVDRVMRGEGAPSPIYEGEDSVIAYMLSGKNGKYEVPLPEVGEEKRAILETYTKEHSAEYQSQALIDLARKMKPMIKNFDDIKDIVIHTSHHTHYVIGTGANDPQKMDPNASRETLDHSIMYIFAVALQDGTWHHVNSYAPERAKRADTVALWHKISTVEDKQWTAWYHETDPDKKRFGGRVEITMKDGSKIVDELGVADAHPAGARPFKRADYIRKFDTLTEGIITKAERDRFIGLVENLENLTAEQVQQLNVQIPIDKLTNNKRDTKGIF from the coding sequence ATGAAGAAGCACACAGTACGTGTTTATCCGTCTAAAGAAAAACTAGATCGTAAAGATCAATTGGCTTGGAAGATCGCTGAAATCGCATCTGACAATGCGCCAATCAAAGCTGACGTTACTGATATGGTTATCAACCGTATCATCGATAACGCGTCTGTAGCGATCGCGGCTGCTAACCGCCGTCCGGTTGCTTCTGCTCGTGCTATGGCGATTGCCCATCCACGCAACGGTGGTGCTACTGTATTTGGTATGCCAAACGATCAAAAATTTGACTGTGAGTGGGCTGCATGGGCGAACGGTACTGCGGTTCGTGAATTGGATTTCCATGACACTTACTTGGCTGCTGACTACTCTCACCCTGGTGACAACATTCCAGCGATCTTGGCGGTTGCTCAACAAATGGGTAAAAATGGTAAAGAGCTTTTGAAAGGTATCGTGACTGGTTATGAAGTTCACGTTGATCTAGTAAAAGCGATCTGCTTGCACGAATACAAAAAAGACCATATCGCTCACTTGTGCCCTGCTCAAGCTGCGGGTATCGGTACATTGTTGTCTCTTCCAACTGAAACTATTTTCCAAGCTGTGCAACAAGCGGTTCACGTTTCTTTCACAACTCGTCAATCTCGTAAAGGTGAGATCTCTTCTTGGAAAGCTTACGCTCCTGCACACGCTGGTAAACTAGCTGTTGAAGCTGTAGACCGTGTTATGCGTGGCGAAGGCGCTCCATCTCCAATCTACGAAGGTGAAGACTCAGTTATCGCTTACATGCTTTCTGGTAAAAACGGTAAATATGAAGTTCCACTTCCAGAAGTTGGCGAAGAAAAACGCGCGATCCTTGAGACGTACACAAAAGAACACTCTGCTGAATACCAATCTCAAGCATTGATCGACTTGGCTCGCAAAATGAAGCCAATGATCAAAAACTTCGACGATATCAAAGATATCGTGATCCACACTTCTCACCACACTCACTACGTGATTGGTACTGGTGCGAACGATCCACAAAAAATGGATCCAAATGCGTCTCGCGAAACTCTTGATCACTCGATCATGTACATCTTCGCAGTGGCTCTTCAAGACGGAACTTGGCACCATGTTAATTCATACGCTCCAGAGCGTGCGAAACGTGCTGACACTGTGGCTTTGTGGCACAAAATTTCGACTGTTGAAGACAAACAATGGACTGCTTGGTACCACGAGACAGATCCAGACAAAAAACGCTTCGGCGGCCGCGTAGAAATCACGATGAAAGATGGTTCTAAAATCGTTGATGAACTAGGCGTAGCAGATGCGCATCCAGCGGGTGCTCGTCCATTCAAACGTGCTGACTACATCCGTAAGTTCGATACGCTTACTGAAGGTATCATCACAAAAGCAGAACGCGATCGTTTCATCGGTCTTGTTGAGAATTTGGAAAACTTGACTGCTGAACAAGTTCAACAGTTGAACGTTCAAATTCCTATCGACAAGTTGACGAACAATAAACGCGATACAAAAGGTATCTTCTAA
- a CDS encoding DUF4423 domain-containing protein, translating to MLASAEYLKKAYELRKEKNVRYSLRAFAKHLEIGSGRLSELMNGQRQITESIAQKIGPKLNLNSEQMKEFLACVEQESCREVYGKILQEDEFKFLSDPSYVAMLSLIETKGFDHKTSTAARRLGITEEEAQQAIETLKRLSLLTTKNGRLTPQARKTQTSTEVPSEVLREGHKRRLKVIEKAIDNVPLELRDSSAMVLAIDPSKMPEAKEKLKKFRRRFSDYLETGNRSEVYMLSMHLVPMTTKA from the coding sequence ATGTTAGCTTCTGCAGAATACTTAAAAAAAGCCTACGAGCTTCGTAAAGAAAAAAACGTGCGCTATTCATTGCGTGCCTTTGCGAAACATTTGGAAATCGGCAGCGGTCGCCTGTCAGAGCTAATGAACGGGCAGCGCCAAATTACAGAATCAATCGCACAAAAAATTGGCCCGAAATTAAATCTAAATTCTGAACAGATGAAAGAGTTCCTGGCTTGTGTTGAGCAAGAAAGTTGCCGCGAAGTTTACGGTAAGATTCTGCAAGAAGATGAATTCAAATTTTTGTCTGATCCAAGTTACGTCGCGATGTTGTCATTGATTGAAACCAAAGGTTTTGATCACAAAACCTCAACAGCTGCGCGTCGCCTAGGTATTACTGAAGAGGAAGCGCAACAAGCGATCGAAACGTTGAAGCGCTTGAGTTTGCTTACAACCAAGAACGGCCGTTTGACACCGCAAGCACGCAAAACACAAACCAGCACCGAAGTACCATCAGAAGTGTTGCGCGAGGGGCATAAGCGTCGTTTAAAGGTGATCGAAAAGGCCATCGACAATGTGCCATTAGAACTGCGCGATTCATCAGCGATGGTTTTGGCGATTGATCCAAGTAAAATGCCGGAAGCAAAAGAGAAGTTGAAGAAATTCCGTCGCAGATTTTCTGACTATTTAGAGACGGGGAATCGTTCTGAAGTGTACATGCTTTCTATGCACTTAGTTCCGATGACGACAAAAGCTTAA
- a CDS encoding COG3650 family protein, translating into MKNYMAVIVLLFAGNAFAAAQDLRCMGTEPFWNAKITGDKIIVAAPGEKDQSYKITLRTSPIGVPESFGEVLKGKGAAGDVTITVRADEKCTDGMSDATYSKEIWLLQNDQLVVGCCK; encoded by the coding sequence ATGAAAAACTACATGGCCGTCATCGTTCTGCTGTTCGCAGGAAATGCGTTCGCAGCCGCGCAAGATTTAAGATGTATGGGCACTGAGCCTTTTTGGAACGCTAAAATCACCGGCGACAAAATCATCGTCGCAGCCCCTGGCGAAAAAGATCAGTCTTATAAAATCACATTGCGTACGTCACCCATCGGCGTACCAGAATCTTTCGGCGAAGTCCTTAAAGGCAAAGGAGCAGCCGGTGATGTAACGATCACAGTTCGCGCCGATGAAAAATGCACAGACGGCATGTCAGACGCCACATACTCAAAAGAAATCTGGCTCCTACAAAACGACCAACTCGTGGTGGGATGCTGTAAATAG
- a CDS encoding DOMON-like domain-containing protein, translated as MNSLKPFAANENTQKISVEVTHFQTSPEELLVEFRILGAVDSIVFPASSLVESRRDELWKQTCLECFFTGSLEDNTPYYEVNCSPNGDWNAYAFSGYRQGMREATGLRVKLAHREGAKDEALFRVQVRGEELRSAKHLGVTAVVEFKDGTRSYFALAHVGAQPDFHLKKSFQISL; from the coding sequence ATGAATTCTTTAAAGCCCTTCGCCGCGAATGAAAACACGCAGAAAATTTCTGTTGAAGTCACTCACTTCCAAACATCTCCGGAAGAGTTGCTGGTGGAGTTTCGCATTTTAGGCGCAGTCGACTCGATCGTTTTTCCTGCATCATCTTTGGTGGAATCGCGCCGTGATGAGCTGTGGAAGCAGACGTGTTTGGAATGTTTTTTCACGGGCTCTTTAGAAGACAATACTCCTTATTATGAAGTGAATTGTTCCCCGAATGGTGACTGGAATGCCTATGCTTTCAGCGGTTATCGTCAGGGCATGCGCGAGGCAACCGGCTTGCGAGTAAAACTGGCGCATCGTGAAGGTGCAAAAGATGAAGCTTTGTTCCGCGTGCAAGTGCGTGGTGAAGAGTTGCGTTCTGCCAAGCACTTGGGCGTCACGGCGGTCGTTGAATTTAAAGACGGAACACGCAGTTATTTCGCTCTTGCTCACGTCGGTGCTCAGCCCGATTTTCATTTAAAGAAGTCCTTTCAGATTTCGCTCTGA
- a CDS encoding outer membrane protein assembly factor, translating to MILGSRALRLSAALLISLAVLPAWAKKPLDLSNFPPEVRTEVYKRFPFAERERLSLDQIDEVIRLLQLKPDYDRLQVFDEANSYKIKYLKTKRIGDVKFEGINFYSKTDALITFGVKAGDVFDQQTLIEQGEKLRQAYKDQGYFNAVVDIEMPPREDGNVDIIVKVTENKRTLINKIVIQSANGELNKTLGNKLDSRLDSALTDKNLADINSRARAFLIDKKYVRAEIIGPNISYSADESEATLLYRIEHVEKYQFDFKGNTIRKGRIENALELDNYYSTNPNIGSELAIKIRNYYWSQGYARAEVTFQETDVDTFSRKIVFEIEEGPQIKIADIVINGKFSRRAGYYSRFIKNHSSEIVADNIYNKDDLDTGFRNLVLQMQNDGYLQAKIVSTRIQYNREKTQVTIHVNIDEGPLTTIKTVEFSGNTAYSNEELLKVTKIKPGALKLSQIEEAVANIKSFYRDNGYIEMQLLNEKEDLVTYDETNTQAILNFKIFEGPQVRAASIVLEGNTFTRDSVIKMELEVKQGELITPQKIEDSITHLQRTGFFSTVEVRTVEEKTNVANRTVLVKVTERDPGLLTLGGGATNERTFTLRGYAAVAYRNLMGTGRGISLRLEGNYNVTEFKYLESKLIMGYLEPYLFNTRVRGRVNFTLSSQITDYDVGQVTDLNSYTYTIERDFTTHILGTWDIWSLAQVKDRGLTDKYPYKPTRQDIVTTGPNVDIDYRDNPFNPTRGTFTRINAEYADPAIGATETIKYWRAVGSFTHYLQTATWQKQPVVWANQVRGGYLKNLANMPDDDNGVPWDKKGFSLGGTSTVRGYEPGVEYFPSKRDLGIEGTSNKYYLTTDSTMFLFKSELRFPVWGSLGGAVFYDGGEVLIQGLDINEPYRAGTGFGIRYNTPVGPLSVDMAWKLNQQPGESPWRIHLSIGTY from the coding sequence ATGATTCTGGGTTCTCGAGCTCTCCGCTTGTCTGCAGCATTGTTGATTTCATTGGCAGTTCTACCCGCTTGGGCGAAGAAACCATTGGATCTTTCAAACTTCCCCCCGGAAGTTCGCACGGAAGTTTATAAGCGTTTCCCTTTTGCTGAACGCGAGCGTCTTTCTTTAGATCAAATCGATGAGGTCATTCGTCTGTTGCAACTGAAGCCAGACTACGATCGTCTGCAAGTTTTTGATGAAGCCAACAGTTATAAAATCAAATATCTGAAAACCAAGCGCATTGGTGACGTTAAATTTGAAGGTATAAACTTCTACTCGAAAACAGATGCTTTAATTACTTTCGGAGTTAAAGCTGGCGACGTCTTCGATCAGCAGACATTGATTGAACAAGGCGAGAAACTACGTCAAGCGTATAAAGATCAGGGTTATTTCAACGCCGTGGTTGATATCGAGATGCCTCCGCGTGAAGACGGCAACGTCGACATCATTGTAAAAGTCACTGAAAACAAACGGACACTGATCAACAAAATCGTTATTCAAAGTGCGAATGGCGAATTGAATAAAACATTAGGCAATAAACTTGATAGTCGCTTAGATTCCGCGTTAACAGACAAGAATTTAGCCGATATCAACTCGCGGGCGCGCGCCTTCTTGATTGATAAGAAATACGTGCGCGCAGAAATCATCGGTCCTAACATTTCTTACAGCGCAGACGAATCTGAAGCGACGTTGCTGTATCGTATCGAGCACGTCGAAAAATATCAGTTTGATTTCAAGGGCAATACGATTCGCAAGGGCCGCATTGAAAATGCCTTAGAGCTTGATAACTATTACTCGACGAATCCAAATATTGGTTCCGAGCTTGCGATTAAGATCCGTAACTACTATTGGTCACAAGGTTATGCGCGTGCAGAAGTCACATTCCAGGAAACTGATGTCGATACATTCTCGCGCAAGATTGTATTTGAAATTGAAGAAGGCCCGCAGATTAAGATCGCTGATATTGTGATCAACGGTAAATTCAGCCGTCGTGCAGGATACTATTCGCGTTTTATTAAAAACCACAGTTCTGAAATCGTCGCCGACAACATCTATAACAAAGACGACCTGGATACAGGCTTTAGAAACCTTGTTCTGCAAATGCAGAATGACGGTTACCTGCAAGCGAAGATCGTTTCAACGCGCATTCAATACAACCGCGAAAAAACTCAAGTCACGATCCATGTGAATATTGACGAAGGCCCATTGACGACTATTAAAACGGTCGAGTTCAGCGGCAACACGGCTTATTCGAATGAAGAACTCTTAAAAGTCACAAAGATCAAACCAGGTGCCTTAAAGCTTAGCCAGATCGAAGAAGCGGTTGCGAATATCAAAAGCTTCTATCGTGATAACGGTTACATCGAAATGCAGCTTCTGAATGAAAAAGAAGATCTGGTTACTTACGACGAAACAAACACTCAAGCGATTCTGAACTTTAAAATCTTTGAAGGTCCACAAGTTCGTGCAGCCTCAATCGTTCTTGAAGGCAATACGTTTACTCGCGATTCTGTGATCAAAATGGAATTGGAAGTAAAACAGGGTGAATTGATTACCCCGCAAAAAATTGAAGACTCGATCACTCACCTGCAACGTACGGGTTTCTTTTCGACTGTTGAAGTGCGCACTGTCGAAGAAAAAACGAACGTCGCTAATCGTACCGTATTGGTGAAAGTGACAGAGCGTGATCCGGGTCTTTTGACTTTGGGTGGTGGTGCAACGAACGAAAGAACGTTCACACTTCGTGGTTACGCGGCGGTTGCTTATCGTAACTTGATGGGTACCGGTCGTGGTATTTCCCTTCGTCTTGAAGGCAACTACAACGTAACGGAATTTAAGTATCTTGAAAGTAAATTGATCATGGGCTACCTCGAGCCGTATTTATTCAATACGCGCGTTCGTGGCCGCGTGAACTTTACGTTATCAAGTCAGATCACTGATTACGATGTCGGTCAGGTCACTGATTTGAACTCGTACACGTACACCATCGAACGCGATTTCACGACGCACATTTTAGGCACGTGGGATATATGGTCATTGGCACAAGTAAAAGACCGTGGTTTGACTGACAAGTATCCGTACAAACCGACTCGCCAAGATATCGTGACGACGGGACCAAATGTCGATATCGATTATCGCGACAACCCATTCAATCCCACTCGCGGAACGTTCACACGTATTAATGCGGAATACGCAGATCCTGCGATCGGTGCGACAGAGACTATTAAATACTGGCGTGCTGTCGGTAGCTTCACACATTACTTGCAAACAGCGACTTGGCAAAAACAACCGGTCGTATGGGCGAATCAAGTGCGTGGTGGTTATCTAAAAAATTTGGCGAACATGCCTGACGATGACAATGGTGTGCCTTGGGATAAAAAAGGTTTCAGCTTAGGTGGTACATCTACTGTGCGCGGTTACGAACCAGGTGTTGAATATTTCCCAAGTAAAAGAGATTTGGGCATCGAAGGCACGTCGAATAAGTATTACTTAACGACAGATTCAACGATGTTCTTATTTAAGTCAGAATTGCGCTTCCCTGTTTGGGGCAGCCTTGGTGGCGCGGTCTTCTATGATGGCGGTGAAGTATTAATTCAAGGTTTAGATATCAATGAGCCGTACCGTGCAGGTACTGGTTTTGGTATTCGCTACAACACTCCGGTCGGCCCTTTGAGTGTCGATATGGCGTGGAAATTAAATCAACAGCCGGGTGAAAGCCCTTGGCGTATCCATCTATCAATCGGTACTTACTAA